The following proteins come from a genomic window of Salvia hispanica cultivar TCC Black 2014 chromosome 4, UniMelb_Shisp_WGS_1.0, whole genome shotgun sequence:
- the LOC125218645 gene encoding beta-D-glucosyl crocetin beta-1,6-glucosyltransferase-like, with amino-acid sequence MEANQTMLSILMFPWLGHGHVSPYIELAKNLSKKNFKIYYCSTPVNLDSVRGALARSSDSPTIHLVELHLPSSPEFPPEYHTTKNIPPTLIPKLFEAFSQSKSSFYTIVSSLKPDMVIYDRFQPWAASASSSLGIPAVNFTPGAASVHAFYYHLLRKSDSPFPYDALYLQDYEERPSQNAVVSKIIQEDDKNSGFAHFELSQDIILVKTSRSFEGKYMDYLSVLLQKTIVSVGPLIARAAGEDDDSEILQWLSSKSQFSTVFISAGSENYLSKDQMQEVAKGLEISKVDFIWVVRFPQGERVSLDEMLPKGFLDRVGERGMIVQGWAPQDGILAHPSVGAFVSHCGWNSTLESIHFSVPVISIPFKLDQPLNARLMVEAGVAIEVVRNGSGNFSGKEFANAIKKVIFEKTGQEMREKAAELSEKMKNEDEGVINEAAEQLRKICMEHKQK; translated from the coding sequence ATGGAGGCAAATCAAACTATGCTAAGCATTCTAATGTTTCCATGGTTGGGGCATGGACATGTATCCCCTTATATTGAACTAGCCAAGAATCTTTCAAAGAAAaacttcaaaatatactattgtTCAACGCCTGTCAATCTCGATTCAGTTAGAGGAGCCCTTGCTAGGAGCTCAGATAGCCCCACAATCCATCTAGTCGAGCTTCATCTGCCATCATCACCCGAGTTTCCTCCGGAGTACCACACCACGAAAAATATACCACCAACTCTCATTCCCAAACTCTTTGAGGCATTTAGccaatcaaaatcaagtttCTATACCATAGTTTCCTCCCTTAAACCTGATATGGTGATATACGACAGATTTCAGCCGTGGGCGGCCTCAGCTTCCTCGTCTCTAGGCATTCCCGCCGTTAATTTTACACCAGGAGCAGCTTCAGTGCATGCATTTTACTACCACCTCTTAAGAAAGAGTGATTCTCCATTCCCTTATGATGCATTGTATCTTCAAGACTATGAAGAAAGGCCCTCTCAAAACGCAGTTGTGTCAAAGATCATCCAGGAAGATGATAAAAATTCTGGATTTGCTCATTTCGAGCTATCTCAAGACATTATCTTGGTAAAGACAAGCAGAAGTTTCGAAGGGAAGTACATGGACTACTTATCAGTTTTGCTGCAGAAGACAATTGTCTCTGTTGGTCCACTTATTGCACGAGCAGCGGGTGAGGATGATGATTCAGAGATCTTGCAATGGCTGAGCAGCAAGAGCCAGTTTTCAACTGTTTTCATCTCTGCCGGGAGTGAGAACTACTTGTCCAAGGACCAGATGCAAGAGGTAGCTAAGGGGCTGGAGATATCCAAGGTGGACTTTATATGGGTTGTGAGGTTTCCTCAAGGCGAGAGAGTTTCTCTAGATGAGATGCTGCCAAAGGGATTTCTCGACAGAGTGGGAGAGAGAGGCATGATTGTTCAAGGATGGGCACCGCAGGATGGCATTCTAGCACATCCTAGTGTTGGGGCTTTTGTGTCTCATTGTGGTTGGAACTCTACACTCGAGAGCATTCATTTTAGTGTGCCGGTAATAAGCATACCATTCAAGCTTGACCAGCCACTGAATGCTAGGTTAATGGTCGAGGCCGGTGTGGCTATTGAGGTGGTAAGGAATGGAAGTGGAAATTTCAGCGGCAAAGAGTTTGCCAACGCAATCAAGAAggtgatttttgaaaaaacgGGCCAAGAAATGAGGGAGAAGGCTGCAGAACTGagtgagaaaatgaaaaacgaaGATGAAGGTGTGATAAATGAAGCAGCAGAGCAACTGAGGAAAATTTGCATGGAGCATAAGCAGAAGTAG